The following proteins are encoded in a genomic region of Gemmatimonadaceae bacterium:
- a CDS encoding MBL fold metallo-hydrolase, which produces MLPTSINVIVRDWLNANHVLFLGPDENVLIDAGYVTHADTTIRLVRERLGDRPLHRLVNTHCHSDHMGGNAAVQRAFGCSIWIPEGEAPLIEAWDTRALWIDYAGQRAERFRFDAIIRPGDTLAMGGYEWEAIAAPGHDMGALMFWNAPERILVSGDALWQRGFGIVLPGEGWRERLAAARSTLEAIRALGPRIVIPGHGTPFTEIDASIDFCLGRIAAFEADETKLARYILKVMLSFALMDVGSLEAATLADYLATIPLYREYDRTWFHLGYEELARQLFEDLARSGAIVKRDGRIFPAAA; this is translated from the coding sequence ATGCTGCCAACTTCCATAAACGTCATCGTCCGCGACTGGCTCAACGCCAACCACGTCCTCTTCCTGGGTCCGGATGAGAACGTGCTGATCGACGCCGGCTACGTCACTCACGCCGACACCACCATCCGCCTCGTGCGCGAACGCCTCGGCGACCGCCCGCTGCACCGCCTCGTCAACACGCACTGCCACTCCGACCACATGGGCGGCAACGCCGCCGTGCAGCGCGCCTTCGGTTGCTCGATCTGGATTCCGGAAGGCGAAGCACCCTTGATCGAGGCCTGGGACACGCGGGCGCTGTGGATCGACTACGCCGGCCAGCGCGCGGAGCGTTTTCGGTTCGATGCGATTATCCGCCCCGGCGATACGCTCGCCATGGGTGGCTACGAGTGGGAAGCGATCGCCGCGCCCGGTCATGACATGGGCGCGCTGATGTTCTGGAACGCCCCCGAACGCATTCTCGTCTCGGGCGATGCGCTGTGGCAGCGTGGCTTCGGCATCGTGTTGCCGGGCGAGGGTTGGCGCGAGCGGCTCGCGGCGGCGCGATCCACTCTGGAAGCCATCCGCGCACTCGGGCCACGCATCGTGATCCCAGGCCACGGCACGCCGTTCACCGAAATCGATGCGTCCATCGACTTCTGCCTGGGGCGGATCGCGGCGTTCGAGGCGGACGAGACCAAGCTGGCGCGCTACATATTGAAGGTCATGCTCTCGTTCGCGCTGATGGACGTCGGCAGCCTCGAGGCGGCGACCTTGGCCGACTATCTGGCCACGATTCCGTTGTACCGCGAGTACGACCGCACCTGGTTCCACCTGGGCTACGAAGAACTCGCCCGACAGCTCTTCGAGGACCTGGCGCGCAGCGGGGCCATCGTGAAACGCGATGGCCGCATCTTCCCGGCCGCCGCCTGA
- a CDS encoding c-type cytochrome: MKASTSRCIDIVLHAGMFALALTAGHALAAEGDPAAGKRKTVTCNGCHGQTAMKSVPSLGGQSPAYFVAAMIAYQDGVRTHATMRDVAKAWSLQDLKNFAAWYAEPLAPATEGAAGPRSSERCAACHGADGRDAVSPDVPRIAGQKVNYLEQVLREYRGGTRVHAVMQPQAADLTDDDIAALARHFAGRAGLQVK; the protein is encoded by the coding sequence ATGAAAGCATCCACGAGCCGCTGCATCGACATTGTCCTGCATGCCGGTATGTTCGCGCTGGCGCTGACCGCAGGACACGCGCTTGCCGCGGAGGGCGATCCCGCCGCCGGCAAGCGCAAGACCGTCACTTGCAACGGCTGCCACGGGCAAACCGCAATGAAGAGCGTGCCGAGCCTCGGCGGCCAGAGCCCGGCGTACTTCGTGGCAGCGATGATCGCCTACCAGGATGGCGTGCGCACCCACGCCACCATGCGCGACGTCGCGAAAGCATGGTCGCTGCAGGACCTGAAGAACTTCGCAGCGTGGTATGCGGAGCCGCTGGCGCCCGCGACTGAAGGCGCAGCTGGGCCGCGTTCGTCAGAACGCTGCGCGGCGTGTCACGGTGCCGACGGCCGCGATGCGGTGTCGCCCGACGTGCCACGCATCGCGGGGCAGAAGGTGAACTATCTCGAGCAGGTGCTGCGCGAGTACCGTGGCGGCACTCGGGTGCACGCCGTGATGCAGCCGCAAGCGGCCGATCTGACGGACGACGATATTGCTGCGCTCGCTCGTCACTTCGCCGGGCGGGCGGGGCTGCAGGTGAAGTAG